Proteins co-encoded in one Cricetulus griseus strain 17A/GY chromosome 1 unlocalized genomic scaffold, alternate assembly CriGri-PICRH-1.0 chr1_1, whole genome shotgun sequence genomic window:
- the Dcaf16 gene encoding LOW QUALITY PROTEIN: DDB1- and CUL4-associated factor 16 (The sequence of the model RefSeq protein was modified relative to this genomic sequence to represent the inferred CDS: deleted 1 base in 1 codon; substituted 3 bases at 3 genomic stop codons), which translates to MSLKIPSPDHLIESESEEEKMVYLYGSFREXWNFSEEDHPMIPNLTPLESLSCXVKDLXKYSKTWKPLDPNYWLYHAELIEKNNAVHKLQETGLRLSHCFHCVPKLEPIPE; encoded by the exons aTGAGTCTCAAAATTCCGTCTCCTGATCACTTAATAGAATcagaaagtgaagaagaaaaaatggtCTACCTATATGGTAGCTTTAGAGAATGATGGAATTTCTCTGAAGAAGACCACCCCATGATTCCCAACCTAACACCTCTTGAGAGCCTTTCCTGCTAGGTTAAGGACCTTTAAAAATACTCTAAAACTTGGAAACCTTTAGATCCTAACTACTGGTTGTATCATGCTGAACtcatagaaaaaaacaatgcaGTCCACAAACTTCAAGAGACAGGTTTAAGACTTTCCCATTGT TTCCATTGTGTCCCCAAACTGGAACCAATTCCTGAATGA